Proteins co-encoded in one Glandiceps talaboti chromosome 22, keGlaTala1.1, whole genome shotgun sequence genomic window:
- the LOC144452134 gene encoding PDZ and LIM domain protein 3-like, translating to MQFEVTLQGPSPWGFRLGGGKGTGGPLIIAKTTAGGKAGQAQILPNDVILKINDERAETLTMSDAQNLIKDATEIVFLIQRLDSGVQKTPRQAAEPVFDPNAPMPGSAKVVHLQYNSPVGIYSAQNIAEAFKGQTAGLATTGVLGGQGGRPIDTQSAVFQAVHQANPNYQHGEASEQYIDRAQGEEMRYHAYMNPGRQSRSFKMLEEMVQYE from the exons ATGCAATTCGAAGTGACGCTTCAGGGACCTAGTCCTTGGGGGTTTCGACTCGGAGGGGGAAAAGGTACAGGCGGACCTCTTATAATTGCCAAG ACTACAGCCGGTGGAAAAGCTGGCCAAGCACAGATCTTACCAAATGACGTCATCCTAAAGATCAATGACGAACGTGCGGAAACTCTGACAATGAGTGATGCTCAGAACTTGATTAAAGATGCCACAGAAATCGTATTTTTAATTCAGAG ATTGGACTCAGGTGTTCAAAAGACACCACGACAAGCTGCAGAACCG GTATTTGATCCCAATGCACCAATGCCTGGCTCTGCTAAAGTAGTACATCTCCAGTATAACTCACCAGTTGGTATCTACTCAGCTCAGAACATTGCTGAGGCGTTCAAAGGCCAGACAGCCGGACTTGCAACTACGGGTGTTCTTGGAGG ACAAGGTGGTAGGCCGATAGATACACAGTCTGCAGTATTTCAGGCAGTGCATCAAGCAAACCCCAATTATCAACACGGTGAGGCCAGTGAACAGTATATAGACAGAGCACAAGGTGAAGAAATGAGATACCATGCCTATATGAATCCAGGAAGACAGTCCAGGTCATTCAAGATGCTGGAAGAAATGGTGCAGTATGAATAA